From Actinopolymorpha cephalotaxi, one genomic window encodes:
- a CDS encoding 2'-5' RNA ligase family protein, with protein MPSTRTPPSESAVIVAVREAEPVVGHLRSRLDPSAAWGVPAHVTVLYPFVPPELIDAAVLARAGEAIRTVASFRATFARVEWFGDQVVWLAPEPARAFAELTAAVCERFPEFPPYGGAFAEVVPHLTVGDGAPAAELRQAAEHVRGHLPISTEVAAAQVICGSPEPGSWQSWRPVAELPLGRP; from the coding sequence CCGAGCGAGAGCGCGGTGATCGTGGCGGTGCGCGAGGCGGAGCCGGTGGTGGGTCACCTCCGGTCCCGGCTGGACCCGTCCGCGGCGTGGGGCGTCCCCGCGCACGTGACGGTCCTCTACCCGTTCGTCCCGCCGGAGCTGATCGACGCTGCGGTGCTGGCCAGGGCGGGCGAGGCGATCCGCACGGTCGCGTCCTTCCGGGCCACCTTCGCCCGCGTCGAGTGGTTCGGCGACCAGGTGGTGTGGCTGGCTCCGGAACCGGCCCGGGCGTTCGCCGAGCTGACCGCCGCGGTGTGCGAACGCTTCCCGGAGTTTCCGCCGTACGGCGGTGCGTTCGCCGAGGTGGTGCCTCATCTCACCGTCGGCGACGGTGCGCCGGCAGCCGAACTCCGCCAGGCAGCCGAACACGTGCGCGGCCACCTCCCGATCAGCACGGAGGTGGCCGCGGCACAGGTCATCTGCGGGTCGCCGGAGCCGGGGTCGTGGCAGTCGTGGCGCCCCGTCGCCGAGCTTCCTCTCGGCCGGCCCTGA